In Streptomyces sp. NBC_00433, a single genomic region encodes these proteins:
- a CDS encoding amino acid transporter, which translates to MATTAGTERGRLRSWLLEGLSDMARHQHQEPGSEGRQQAVHQGQRWWRVMCLTGVDYFSTLGYQPGIAALAAGLLSPIATIVLVVVTLAGALPVYRRVAEESPHGAGSVAMLERLLSFWQGKLFVLALLGFAATDFLITITLSAADASTHLVENPHFSSSLGGHQMVITLGLIALLGAVFLKGFLEAIGVAVVLVGIYLALNVVVVVDGLWHVLTAAHLVTDWTHGLTVERGNVFVMIGVSLLIFPRLALGMSGFETGVAVMPHVKGGPDDTEEHPAGRIRDTKKLLTTAALIMSVFLIATSFLTTVLIPKEEFEAGGPANGRALAFLAHQYLGSGFGTVYDFSTIAILWFAGASAMAGLLNLMPRYLPRYGMAPHWAGAVRPMVLVFTLVAFLVTWIFDASVDKQGGAYATGVLVLMSSAAIAVTIAARKARQRRWTVGFGVIAVVFLYTTVVNVLERPDGVKIGACFIAGIMLVSFLSRLARAFELRVTSVRLDPMAERFVRDIAKRRVRFVANEPGLRDPAEYREKLAQIRLDNDIPAEDDLVLVEVTIMDASEFESALTVRGQVLHGRYRVLSLESSSVPNALAALLLHVRDATGCKPHIYFEWTEGSPYANFLRFFLFGHGEVAPVTREVLREAEPDRSRRPKVHVG; encoded by the coding sequence ATGGCCACCACCGCCGGGACGGAACGCGGCCGGCTCCGTTCGTGGTTGCTGGAGGGCCTGTCCGACATGGCCAGGCACCAGCACCAGGAGCCGGGCAGCGAGGGCAGGCAGCAGGCGGTGCACCAGGGGCAGCGCTGGTGGCGGGTGATGTGCCTGACCGGTGTCGACTACTTCTCCACCCTCGGCTACCAGCCGGGCATCGCGGCGCTCGCCGCCGGGCTGCTGTCGCCGATCGCGACGATCGTGCTGGTGGTCGTGACGCTCGCGGGCGCGCTGCCCGTCTACCGCAGGGTGGCGGAGGAGAGCCCGCACGGCGCGGGCTCGGTGGCGATGCTGGAGCGGCTGCTGTCGTTCTGGCAGGGCAAGCTGTTCGTGCTGGCCCTGCTGGGCTTCGCGGCCACCGACTTCCTGATCACCATCACCTTGTCGGCGGCGGACGCCTCCACCCACCTGGTGGAGAACCCGCACTTCAGCTCCAGCCTCGGCGGCCACCAGATGGTGATCACGCTGGGCCTGATCGCGCTGCTGGGCGCGGTCTTCCTGAAGGGCTTCCTGGAGGCCATCGGGGTGGCCGTGGTCCTGGTCGGGATCTATCTGGCGCTGAATGTGGTCGTGGTGGTGGACGGCCTGTGGCATGTGCTGACCGCCGCGCACCTGGTGACGGACTGGACGCACGGGCTGACCGTGGAGCGCGGCAATGTCTTCGTGATGATCGGCGTGTCCCTGCTGATCTTCCCCAGGCTGGCGCTGGGCATGTCCGGCTTCGAGACCGGTGTCGCGGTGATGCCGCACGTCAAGGGCGGTCCCGACGACACCGAGGAGCATCCGGCCGGGCGGATCCGCGACACGAAGAAGCTGCTGACGACCGCCGCGCTGATCATGAGCGTCTTCCTGATCGCGACCAGCTTCCTGACGACCGTGCTGATCCCCAAGGAGGAATTCGAGGCGGGCGGCCCGGCCAACGGCCGCGCGCTGGCCTTCCTGGCGCACCAGTACCTGGGTTCGGGCTTCGGGACGGTCTACGACTTCTCCACCATCGCGATCCTCTGGTTCGCCGGCGCTTCGGCGATGGCGGGCCTGCTCAACCTGATGCCGCGCTATCTGCCGCGCTACGGCATGGCGCCGCACTGGGCGGGGGCGGTGCGGCCGATGGTGCTGGTCTTCACGCTGGTCGCCTTCCTGGTGACGTGGATCTTCGACGCCAGCGTGGACAAGCAGGGCGGCGCGTACGCGACGGGTGTGCTGGTGCTGATGAGTTCCGCGGCCATCGCGGTGACCATCGCGGCCCGCAAGGCGCGGCAGCGGCGGTGGACGGTCGGCTTCGGTGTGATCGCGGTGGTCTTCCTCTACACGACCGTGGTCAACGTGCTGGAGCGGCCGGACGGTGTGAAGATCGGCGCCTGCTTCATCGCGGGCATCATGCTGGTGTCGTTCCTGTCCCGGCTGGCCCGCGCCTTCGAGCTGCGGGTGACCAGCGTGCGCCTCGACCCGATGGCGGAGCGCTTCGTGCGGGACATCGCCAAGCGCAGGGTCCGCTTCGTCGCCAACGAGCCGGGGCTGCGGGACCCCGCCGAATACCGCGAGAAGCTCGCCCAGATCCGGCTGGACAACGACATCCCGGCCGAGGACGACCTGGTCCTGGTGGAGGTCACCATCATGGACGCGTCGGAGTTCGAGTCGGCGCTGACCGTACGCGGCCAGGTGCTGCACGGGCGCTACCGGGTGCTGTCGCTGGAGAGCTCGTCGGTGCCCAACGCGCTGGCCGCGCTGCTGCTGCACGTACGGGACGCGACCGGGTGCAAGCCGCACATCTACTTCGAGTGGACCGAGGGCAGCCCGTACGCGAACTTCCTGCGCTTCTTCCTCTTCGGCCACGGCGAGGTCGCCCCGGTCACCCGCGAGGTGCTGCGGGAGGCGGAACCCGACCGCTCCCGCCGCCCGAAGGTGCACGTCGGCTGA
- a CDS encoding type II toxin-antitoxin system PemK/MazF family toxin — translation MTTFTDSHHPEFPGAAGPYATTEADPHGVGRVRTAYAPAHDGDPDPGEIVWTWVPFEENDGRGKDRPVLVVAREAAGTLLAVQLSSKRHDHDREWVAIGAGPWDREGRDSWVDVDRVLRLHEQGMRREACALDRGRFNLVVNRLKELYGWH, via the coding sequence GTGACGACTTTCACCGACAGCCACCACCCCGAATTCCCCGGCGCCGCGGGCCCTTACGCCACCACCGAGGCCGACCCGCACGGAGTGGGCCGGGTGCGTACCGCATACGCCCCGGCCCACGACGGCGACCCCGACCCGGGCGAGATCGTCTGGACCTGGGTGCCCTTCGAGGAGAACGACGGCCGCGGCAAGGACCGCCCGGTGCTGGTCGTGGCCCGCGAGGCGGCCGGCACCCTGCTGGCCGTCCAGCTCTCCAGCAAGCGCCACGACCACGACCGCGAGTGGGTCGCGATAGGCGCGGGCCCCTGGGACCGCGAGGGCCGCGACTCCTGGGTCGACGTCGACCGGGTGCTGCGCCTGCACGAGCAGGGCATGCGCCGCGAGGCCTGCGCCCTGGACCGCGGCCGCTTCAACCTGGTGGTCAACCGCCTCAAGGAGCTGTACGGCTGGCACTGA
- a CDS encoding aldo/keto reductase — protein MEQRVLGRTGKPVSVVGLGTWQLGADWGDVKEADAIAVLDAAVESGVTFFDTADVYGDGRSEQLIGRYLKDRPDAGILVATKMGRRAEQRPENYSLDNFRAWNDRSRANLGVDTLDLVQLHCPPTAVYDSDALYDALDTMVAEQRVAAYAVSVETCDEALAAIARPGVASVQIILNPFRLKPLERVLPAAARAGVGIIARVPLASGLLSGKYTRETVFAADDHRAYNRHGEAFDQGETFSGVDYETGLEAAVEFAGLAPEGATPAQTALRWIIQQPGVTSVIPGARSVEQARANAAAAALPELPPAVLDGVRDLYDRRIRAQVHHRW, from the coding sequence ATGGAACAGCGTGTACTGGGCAGGACCGGCAAGCCGGTGTCCGTCGTCGGCCTCGGCACTTGGCAGCTCGGCGCCGACTGGGGCGATGTCAAGGAAGCCGACGCGATCGCGGTGCTGGACGCCGCCGTCGAGTCGGGTGTGACCTTCTTCGACACCGCCGACGTCTACGGCGACGGCCGCAGCGAGCAGCTGATCGGCCGCTATCTCAAGGACCGGCCGGACGCGGGCATCCTCGTCGCCACCAAGATGGGCCGCCGCGCCGAGCAGCGGCCCGAGAACTACAGCCTCGACAACTTCCGCGCCTGGAACGACCGCTCCCGCGCGAACCTGGGCGTCGACACCCTCGACCTGGTCCAGCTGCACTGCCCGCCCACCGCCGTCTACGACTCCGACGCGCTCTACGACGCCCTCGACACGATGGTGGCCGAGCAGCGCGTCGCCGCCTACGCGGTCAGCGTCGAAACCTGCGACGAGGCGCTCGCGGCCATAGCCCGCCCCGGTGTGGCGAGCGTGCAGATCATCCTCAACCCCTTCCGGCTCAAGCCGCTGGAGCGGGTGCTGCCCGCGGCGGCGCGAGCCGGTGTCGGTATCATCGCCCGGGTGCCGCTGGCGTCCGGGCTGCTCAGCGGCAAATACACCCGGGAGACCGTCTTCGCCGCCGACGACCACCGCGCGTACAACCGGCACGGCGAGGCCTTCGACCAGGGCGAGACCTTCTCCGGCGTCGACTACGAGACCGGCCTTGAGGCCGCGGTGGAATTCGCCGGCCTCGCCCCGGAAGGCGCCACCCCCGCGCAGACCGCGCTGCGCTGGATCATCCAGCAGCCCGGTGTGACCTCGGTGATCCCCGGCGCCCGCTCGGTCGAGCAGGCCAGGGCCAACGCGGCGGCCGCCGCCCTGCCGGAACTGCCGCCCGCCGTGCTCGACGGCGTACGCGACCTGTACGACCGGCGGATCCGGGCCCAGGTGCACCACCGCTGGTGA
- the kdpC gene encoding potassium-transporting ATPase subunit KdpC gives MANYFPPAVRRHLSALRMLLVLTVITGVLYPLAVTGVAQAAFHHQANGSVVSENGRTVGSSLLGQNFDLPKKNPDDADEAARPDPKFFQPRPSAGSYDPLASGASNLGPNNPDLIKAIAQRRHDVAAFDGVSPGDVPADALTASGSGLDPDISTAYAYEQVNRVAKARGLSADDVHKLVADHVHGRDLGFLGEPRVNVLDLNRALDGLSG, from the coding sequence ATGGCCAACTACTTCCCCCCGGCCGTCCGCCGTCATCTGTCGGCGCTGCGGATGCTGCTGGTGCTCACCGTGATCACCGGTGTGCTCTACCCGCTGGCCGTCACCGGTGTCGCCCAGGCGGCCTTCCACCACCAGGCCAACGGCTCGGTGGTGAGCGAGAACGGCAGGACCGTCGGCTCCAGCCTGCTGGGCCAGAACTTCGACCTGCCGAAGAAGAACCCCGACGACGCCGACGAGGCGGCGCGGCCGGACCCGAAGTTCTTCCAGCCGCGCCCCTCGGCGGGCTCCTACGACCCGCTGGCCTCGGGCGCGTCCAACCTCGGGCCGAACAACCCCGACCTGATCAAGGCGATCGCGCAGCGCCGCCACGACGTCGCCGCCTTCGACGGCGTCAGCCCCGGGGACGTCCCCGCGGACGCCCTGACGGCCTCCGGCTCCGGCCTCGACCCGGACATCTCCACCGCCTACGCCTACGAGCAGGTCAACCGGGTCGCCAAGGCCCGCGGCCTGTCCGCCGACGACGTCCACAAGCTGGTCGCGGACCACGTCCACGGCCGCGACCTGGGCTTCCTCGGTGAACCCCGGGTCAACGTCCTGGACCTGAACCGGGCGTTGGACGGCCTGTCCGGCTGA
- the kdpB gene encoding potassium-transporting ATPase subunit KdpB codes for MSLTTDRPQPVPSGGQAAQQQEPHRVSGGLLDPKQLLSSIPGAFSKLDPRIMVKNPVMFVVEVGAVLTTASAVKDPGIFPWVITVWLWLTVVFANLAEAVAEGRGKAQAETLRKTRTETVARRLVDWRHGDSAPAEESVPAAGLRLGDHVVVEAGQIIPGDGDVVEGIASVDESAITGESAPVIRESGGDRSAVTGGTRVLSDRVVVKITSKPGETFIDRMIALVEGASRQKTPNEIALNILLASLTVVFLLAVVTLQPMAIYAGAEQSLVVLVALVVALIPTTIGALLSAIGIAGMDRLVQRNVLAMSGRAVEAAGDVNTLLLDKTGTITLGNRQAAEFLPVADVGIAELADAAQLSSLSDETPEGRSIVVLAKEKYALRGRELGGHAEFVPFTAQSRMSGVDLTEDGGRRELRKGAASAVMHWIRENGGHPTADVGPMTDAIAASGGTPLVVGEVVHRGGTTTATVLGVIHLKDVVKAGMRERFEELRRMGIRTVMITGDNPLTAKAIAEEAGVDDFLAEATPEDKMALIKREQAGGKLVAMTGDGTNDAPALAQADVGVAMNTGTSAAKEAGNMVDLDSNPTKLIEIVEIGKQLLITRGALTTFSIANDVAKYFAIIPAMFAVAYPGLDKLNIMGLHSPTSAIASAIIFNALIIVGLIPLALRGVRYRPSSASKLLGRNIRVYGIGGLILPFVGIKLIDLIIQFIPGLR; via the coding sequence ATGTCCCTGACCACCGACCGGCCGCAGCCGGTCCCGTCCGGCGGCCAGGCCGCCCAGCAGCAGGAGCCGCATCGCGTCTCCGGGGGGCTGCTCGACCCGAAGCAGCTGCTCAGCTCCATTCCCGGCGCCTTCAGCAAGCTCGACCCGCGGATCATGGTCAAGAACCCGGTGATGTTCGTGGTCGAGGTCGGCGCCGTGCTGACCACGGCCTCGGCCGTCAAGGACCCGGGGATCTTCCCCTGGGTGATCACCGTGTGGCTGTGGCTCACCGTCGTCTTCGCCAACCTGGCCGAAGCCGTCGCCGAAGGGCGCGGCAAGGCGCAGGCCGAGACGCTGCGCAAGACCAGGACCGAGACCGTCGCCCGCCGCCTGGTCGACTGGCGGCACGGCGACAGCGCGCCCGCCGAGGAGTCGGTGCCCGCGGCGGGGCTGCGGCTCGGCGACCACGTGGTGGTCGAGGCCGGCCAGATCATCCCCGGCGACGGCGACGTCGTCGAGGGCATCGCGTCGGTGGACGAGTCGGCGATCACCGGCGAGTCCGCGCCCGTCATCCGCGAGTCCGGCGGCGACCGCTCCGCGGTCACCGGCGGCACGAGGGTGCTGTCCGACCGGGTCGTCGTCAAGATCACGTCCAAGCCGGGCGAGACCTTCATCGACCGCATGATCGCCCTGGTCGAGGGCGCCTCCCGGCAGAAGACGCCCAACGAGATCGCGCTGAACATCCTGCTCGCCTCGCTGACCGTGGTCTTCCTGCTGGCCGTCGTCACCCTCCAGCCGATGGCGATCTACGCCGGGGCCGAGCAGTCGCTCGTCGTCCTGGTCGCCCTGGTGGTCGCGCTGATCCCCACCACGATCGGCGCGCTGCTGTCCGCGATCGGCATCGCCGGCATGGACCGGCTGGTGCAGCGCAACGTCCTCGCGATGAGCGGGCGCGCTGTCGAGGCCGCGGGCGACGTCAACACGCTGCTGCTGGACAAGACCGGCACCATCACCCTCGGCAACCGCCAGGCCGCCGAATTCCTGCCGGTAGCCGATGTCGGCATCGCCGAACTCGCCGACGCCGCACAGCTCTCGTCGCTGTCCGACGAGACCCCCGAGGGCCGCTCCATCGTGGTGCTGGCCAAGGAGAAGTACGCCCTGCGGGGCCGCGAGCTGGGCGGGCACGCCGAGTTCGTGCCCTTCACCGCCCAGAGCCGGATGAGCGGCGTCGACCTCACCGAGGACGGCGGGCGGCGTGAGCTGCGCAAGGGCGCGGCCTCCGCGGTCATGCACTGGATCAGGGAGAACGGCGGCCACCCCACCGCCGACGTCGGTCCGATGACCGACGCCATCGCGGCCAGCGGCGGCACGCCGCTCGTCGTCGGCGAGGTCGTGCACCGCGGCGGGACGACCACCGCGACCGTGCTGGGCGTCATCCACCTCAAGGACGTCGTCAAGGCCGGGATGCGGGAGCGGTTCGAGGAACTGCGCCGGATGGGCATCCGCACGGTGATGATCACCGGCGACAACCCGCTGACGGCCAAGGCCATCGCGGAGGAGGCGGGCGTGGACGACTTCCTCGCCGAGGCCACCCCCGAGGACAAGATGGCGCTGATCAAGCGGGAGCAGGCCGGCGGCAAGCTGGTCGCGATGACCGGCGACGGTACGAACGACGCGCCCGCGCTGGCCCAGGCGGACGTCGGCGTGGCCATGAACACCGGCACCTCGGCCGCCAAGGAGGCCGGGAACATGGTGGACCTGGACTCCAACCCCACCAAGCTGATCGAGATCGTCGAGATCGGCAAGCAGCTGCTCATCACCCGGGGCGCGCTGACGACCTTCTCGATCGCCAACGACGTCGCGAAATACTTCGCGATCATCCCCGCGATGTTCGCGGTGGCCTACCCGGGCCTGGACAAGCTCAACATCATGGGCCTGCACAGCCCGACCTCCGCGATCGCGTCGGCGATCATCTTCAACGCGCTGATCATCGTCGGGCTGATCCCGCTGGCGCTGCGCGGGGTGCGCTACCGGCCCTCGTCGGCCTCGAAGCTGCTGGGCCGCAACATCCGCGTCTACGGCATCGGCGGGCTGATCCTGCCCTTCGTCGGCATCAAACTCATCGACCTGATCATCCAGTTCATACCCGGACTGCGCTGA
- the kdpA gene encoding potassium-transporting ATPase subunit KdpA codes for MNDTLAGWLQITVLIAALALTYRPLGDYMARILTAGKHLAVEKVLYRLGGVDAEADQQWGAYLRSVLAFSAVSVLFLYGFQRLQNHLLMSLGFAPVKADQAFNTAASFVTNTNWQSYSGEVTMGHLVQMAGLAVQNFVSAAVGIAVVAALIRGFTRKRTDRLGNFWVDLTRIVVRLLVPLAFVFAIVLVAMGAVQNFHGIHEIGTLIGDKQSLTGGPVASQEAIKELGTNGGGFYNANSAHPFENPNGFTNILEIYLLLVISFSLPRTFGKMVGDHRQGYAILAVMGLIWAASVTLITVNELHSVSSSAGHAAGGMLEGKEQRFGIWASALFAASTTLTSTGAVNSFHDSFSPGGGGMTIFNMMLGEIAPGGTGSGLYGILILAIIAVFVAGLMVGRTPEYLGKKLGAREMKFASLYILATPAVVLIGTGTAMSLKGERASMLNSGPHGFSEVLYAFTSAANNNGSAFAGIGVNTHWYNTALGLAMLFGRFLPIIFVLALAGSLARQQPVPVTAGTLPTHRPQFVGLLTGVIVIVVGLTYFPALALGPLAEGLH; via the coding sequence ATGAACGACACTCTCGCGGGCTGGCTCCAGATCACCGTACTGATCGCGGCGCTGGCGCTGACCTACCGCCCGCTGGGCGACTACATGGCCCGTATCCTCACCGCGGGCAAGCACCTGGCGGTGGAGAAGGTCCTCTACCGGCTCGGCGGCGTCGACGCCGAGGCCGACCAGCAGTGGGGCGCGTATCTGCGCAGCGTGCTGGCCTTCTCGGCGGTCTCCGTCCTCTTCCTCTACGGCTTCCAGCGGCTGCAGAACCATCTGCTGATGTCGCTGGGCTTCGCGCCGGTCAAGGCCGACCAGGCCTTCAACACCGCCGCTTCGTTCGTGACGAACACCAACTGGCAGTCGTACAGCGGTGAGGTCACGATGGGCCATCTGGTCCAGATGGCCGGGCTCGCGGTGCAGAACTTCGTGTCGGCCGCGGTGGGTATCGCGGTGGTCGCGGCGCTGATCCGCGGGTTCACGCGCAAGCGCACCGACCGGCTGGGCAACTTCTGGGTCGACCTGACCCGGATCGTGGTGCGGCTGCTGGTGCCGCTGGCGTTCGTCTTCGCGATCGTGCTGGTCGCGATGGGCGCGGTGCAGAACTTCCACGGCATCCACGAGATCGGCACCCTGATCGGCGACAAGCAGTCGCTGACCGGCGGGCCGGTGGCCTCGCAGGAGGCGATCAAGGAGCTGGGCACCAACGGCGGCGGCTTCTACAACGCCAACTCCGCCCACCCCTTCGAGAACCCCAACGGCTTCACCAACATCCTGGAGATATACCTCCTGCTGGTGATCTCGTTCTCGCTGCCGCGGACCTTCGGCAAGATGGTCGGCGACCACCGCCAGGGCTACGCGATCCTGGCCGTGATGGGCCTGATCTGGGCGGCCTCGGTCACGCTGATCACCGTCAACGAGCTGCACAGCGTGAGCAGCAGCGCCGGCCACGCGGCGGGCGGGATGCTGGAGGGCAAGGAGCAGCGGTTCGGCATCTGGGCCTCGGCCCTCTTCGCCGCCTCCACGACACTGACCTCCACCGGTGCGGTGAACTCCTTCCACGACTCGTTCTCGCCCGGCGGCGGCGGGATGACGATCTTCAACATGATGCTCGGCGAGATCGCCCCCGGTGGTACGGGCTCGGGTCTCTACGGCATCTTGATCCTGGCGATCATCGCGGTCTTCGTGGCCGGTCTGATGGTCGGCCGCACCCCGGAATACCTGGGCAAGAAGCTCGGCGCGCGGGAGATGAAGTTCGCCTCCCTCTACATCCTGGCCACCCCCGCGGTCGTCCTCATCGGCACGGGCACCGCGATGTCGCTCAAGGGCGAGCGGGCCTCGATGCTCAACTCCGGGCCGCACGGCTTCTCCGAGGTCCTCTACGCCTTCACCTCCGCGGCCAACAACAACGGCTCCGCCTTCGCCGGCATCGGCGTCAACACCCACTGGTACAACACCGCGTTGGGCCTCGCGATGCTCTTCGGCCGCTTCCTGCCGATCATCTTCGTGCTGGCACTGGCGGGTTCGCTGGCCAGACAGCAGCCCGTCCCGGTCACCGCGGGGACGCTGCCCACCCACCGGCCGCAGTTCGTCGGCCTGTTGACCGGCGTGATCGTGATCGTCGTCGGCCTCACCTATTTCCCCGCGCTCGCGCTGGGTCCGCTCGCGGAAGGCCTCCACTGA
- the kdpF gene encoding K(+)-transporting ATPase subunit F — translation MSVENAVGLVVACCLLGYLVLALIFPEKF, via the coding sequence GTGAGCGTGGAAAATGCCGTCGGCCTCGTCGTGGCCTGCTGCCTGCTCGGCTATCTCGTGCTGGCCCTGATCTTCCCGGAGAAGTTCTAG
- a CDS encoding aldo/keto reductase — translation MKYTQLGRTGLKVGRVVLGTMNFGSETDEATAHGIMDSALDAGVNFFDTANIYGDENRKGLTEEVLGGWFAQGGGRRDKVVLATKLYGNMTNDGTSWREQSWPNHDHLSALNIRREVEASLRRLGTDHIDVYQFHHIDRATPWDEIWQAVDVLVAQGKILYAGSSNFAGWHIAQANEAARRRNSLGLVSEQCFYNLAQRTAEMDVIPAAQAYGLGVIPWSPLNQGLLGGALRKEREGGGSRTSVGRSAAGLADPVVRAKVQAYEDLCDKRGLEPGDVALAWLLTRPGVTGPIVGPRTPAHLASALRALDLDLSGELLAELDGIFPGPGPSPEAFAW, via the coding sequence ATGAAATACACCCAGCTGGGCCGCACCGGCCTCAAGGTCGGCCGTGTTGTGCTCGGGACGATGAATTTCGGCTCGGAGACCGACGAGGCCACCGCGCACGGGATCATGGACAGCGCCCTGGACGCGGGCGTGAACTTCTTCGACACCGCCAACATCTACGGCGACGAGAACCGCAAGGGGCTCACCGAGGAGGTGCTCGGCGGCTGGTTCGCCCAGGGCGGCGGGCGGCGGGACAAGGTCGTGCTGGCCACCAAGCTCTACGGCAACATGACCAACGACGGCACCTCGTGGCGCGAACAGTCCTGGCCCAACCACGACCACCTGTCGGCGCTGAACATCCGGCGCGAGGTCGAGGCGAGCCTGCGCCGGCTGGGCACCGACCACATCGACGTCTACCAGTTCCACCACATCGACCGGGCCACGCCCTGGGACGAGATATGGCAGGCCGTCGACGTCCTGGTCGCCCAGGGCAAGATCCTCTACGCCGGGTCGAGCAACTTCGCCGGCTGGCACATCGCCCAGGCCAACGAGGCGGCGCGCAGGCGCAATTCGCTCGGGCTGGTCAGCGAGCAGTGCTTCTACAACCTCGCGCAGCGCACCGCCGAGATGGACGTCATCCCGGCGGCGCAGGCGTACGGCCTCGGGGTCATCCCCTGGTCGCCCCTGAACCAGGGGCTGTTGGGCGGCGCGCTGCGCAAGGAGCGTGAGGGCGGCGGCTCTCGCACGTCGGTGGGGCGCTCGGCGGCGGGGCTCGCGGACCCGGTGGTCCGCGCGAAGGTCCAGGCGTACGAGGACCTGTGCGACAAGCGCGGGCTGGAGCCCGGCGACGTCGCCCTGGCCTGGCTGCTCACCCGCCCGGGTGTGACGGGTCCGATCGTCGGCCCCCGCACCCCGGCCCACCTGGCGTCGGCGCTGCGCGCCCTCGACCTCGACCTGTCCGGCGAACTGCTGGCCGAGCTCGACGGCATCTTCCCGGGCCCCGGCCCGTCACCGGAGGCTTTCGCCTGGTAG
- a CDS encoding TetR/AcrR family transcriptional regulator, with amino-acid sequence MAVAPTSKKPKKLTPKGRLTRERIVLGAAEVLRERGLTATLDDVRERTRTSKSQLFHYFPEGRDQLLLAVAQHEADRVLDDQQPYLGCLDSWQAWGAWRDAVVARYEEQGDSCPLGSLLQQVGRTSPGAGAIVVRLLRQWQESLAGGMRALQKGGLLPDSFDVDTSAAALLAGVQGGVSILLATGETTHLKAALDGGIAQLRAAGAGAQAPPAP; translated from the coding sequence GTGGCAGTCGCACCCACGTCGAAGAAGCCGAAGAAGCTGACGCCCAAGGGGCGGCTCACCCGCGAGCGGATCGTGCTCGGGGCCGCCGAGGTCCTGCGGGAGCGCGGCCTCACGGCCACCCTGGACGACGTCAGGGAGCGCACCCGCACCAGCAAGAGCCAGCTCTTCCACTACTTCCCCGAGGGCAGGGACCAGCTGCTGCTGGCCGTCGCCCAGCACGAGGCGGACCGGGTCCTCGACGACCAGCAGCCGTATCTGGGCTGCCTGGACAGCTGGCAGGCCTGGGGCGCGTGGCGGGACGCGGTCGTCGCGCGCTACGAGGAGCAGGGCGACTCCTGCCCGCTCGGGTCGCTGCTGCAGCAGGTCGGGCGTACGTCGCCGGGGGCCGGTGCCATCGTCGTCCGCCTGCTGCGCCAATGGCAGGAGAGCCTCGCCGGCGGCATGCGGGCGCTGCAGAAGGGCGGTCTGCTGCCCGACTCCTTCGACGTGGACACGTCGGCCGCCGCCCTGCTCGCCGGGGTGCAGGGCGGGGTGTCGATCCTGCTGGCCACCGGGGAGACGACGCACCTGAAGGCCGCGCTGGACGGGGGGATCGCGCAGCTCCGAGCAGCCGGCGCCGGGGCGCAGGCACCACCCGCGCCGTAG
- a CDS encoding SDR family NAD(P)-dependent oxidoreductase → MNLELEGKRAIVTGSTSGLGEEIARQLAAEGAAVVVHGRDSARAEAVAKTIREAGGRADVALGDLSTDEGAEAAVTEALACGPIDILVNNVGVYDLSVSWSTASPQAWADIYNTNVISGVRMIQRLVPAMRERGWGRVIQISSVTGRLPQASQPHYAATNAARSNLAASLARELRQTGVTSNAIAAGGILVPSVRDSLIALGQEKGWGTTWDEIEPELVRTLAPNDVGRIGRPADYAALVTFLASPAGSFVNGANLHVDGGWRAA, encoded by the coding sequence ATGAACCTGGAGCTGGAAGGCAAGCGCGCGATCGTCACCGGATCGACCAGCGGCCTCGGCGAGGAGATCGCCAGGCAGCTGGCGGCCGAAGGGGCGGCGGTCGTCGTGCACGGACGGGACTCGGCACGGGCCGAAGCCGTCGCCAAGACGATCAGGGAGGCCGGCGGCCGGGCCGACGTCGCCCTCGGCGACCTCAGCACGGACGAGGGCGCCGAGGCGGCCGTCACCGAGGCCCTGGCCTGCGGCCCGATCGACATCCTGGTCAACAACGTGGGCGTCTACGACCTCTCCGTCAGCTGGTCGACCGCCTCGCCGCAGGCGTGGGCCGACATCTACAACACCAACGTCATCTCCGGCGTGCGCATGATCCAGCGCCTGGTGCCGGCCATGCGCGAGCGGGGCTGGGGACGGGTGATCCAGATCAGCAGCGTCACCGGCCGCCTGCCCCAGGCGAGCCAGCCCCACTACGCCGCCACCAACGCGGCACGCAGCAATCTGGCCGCGTCCCTGGCCCGCGAGCTGCGGCAGACCGGCGTCACGTCCAACGCCATCGCGGCGGGCGGCATCCTCGTACCGTCCGTGCGGGACTCCCTGATCGCGCTGGGCCAGGAGAAGGGCTGGGGCACCACCTGGGACGAGATCGAGCCCGAACTCGTCAGGACCCTCGCCCCCAACGACGTCGGCCGCATCGGCAGGCCCGCCGACTACGCCGCCCTGGTGACCTTCCTGGCAAGCCCGGCGGGAAGCTTCGTGAACGGGGCGAACCTGCACGTGGACGGGGGGTGGCGGGCCGCCTGA